One window from the genome of Diceros bicornis minor isolate mBicDic1 chromosome 1, mDicBic1.mat.cur, whole genome shotgun sequence encodes:
- the MATR3 gene encoding matrin-3 isoform X3, giving the protein MSKSFQQSSLGRDSQGHGRDLSAAGIGLLAAATQSLSMPASLGRMNQGTARLASLMNLGMSSSLNQQGAHSALSSASTSSHNLQSIFNIGSRGPLPLSSQHRGDADQASNILASFGLSARDLDELSRYPEDKITPENLPQILLQLKRRRTEEGPTLSYGRDGRSATREPPYRVPRDDWEEKRHFRRDSFDDRGPSLNPVLDYDHGSRSQESGYYDRMDYEDDRLRDGERCRDDSFFGETSHNYHKFDSEYERMGRGPGPLQERSLFEKKRGAPPSSNIEDFHGLLPKGYPHLCSICDLPVHSNKEWSQHINGASHSRRCQLLLEIYPEWNPDNDTGHTMGDPFMLQQSTNPAPGILGPPPPSFHLGGPAVGPRGNLGAGNGNLQGPRHMQKGRVETSRVVHIMDFQRGKNLRYQLLQLVEPFGVISNHLILNKINEAFIEMATTEDAQAAVDYYTTTPALVFGKPVRVHLSQKYKRIKKPEGKPDQKFDQKQELGRVIHLSNLPHSGYSDSAVLKLAEPYGKIKNYILMRMKSQAFIEMETREDAMAMVDHCLKKALWFQGRCVKVDLSEKYKKLVLRIPNRGIDLLKKDKSRKRSYSPDGKESPSDKKSKTDGSQKTESTTEGKEQEEKSGEDGEKDTKDDQVEQEPNMLLESEDELLVDEEEAAALLESGSSVGDETDLANLGDVASDGKKEPSDKAVKKDANASASAAAKKKLKKVDKIEELDQENEAALENGIKNEENTEPGAESAENADDPNKDTSENADGQSDENKEDYTIPDEYRIGPYQPNVPVGIDYVIPKTGFYCKLCSLFYTNEEVAKNTHCSSLPHYQKLKKFLNKLAEERRQKKEA; this is encoded by the exons ATGTCCAAGTCATTCCAGCAGTCATCTCTCGGTAGGGACTCGCAGGGTCATGGGCGTGACCTGTCTGCAGCAGGAATAGGCCTTCTTGCTGCTGCTACCCAGTCTTTAAGTATGCCAGCATCTCTTGGAAGGATGAACCAGGGTACTGCACGCCTTGCTAGTTTAATGAATCTTGGAATGAGTTCTTCATTGAATCAACAAGGAGCTCATAGTGCACTGTCTTCTGCTAGTACTTCTTCCCATAATTTGCAGTCTATATTTAACATTGGAAGTAGAGGTCCACTCCCTTTGTCTTCTCAACACCGTGGAGATGCAGACCAGGCCAGTAACATTTTGGCCAGCTTTGGTCTGTCTGCTAGAGACTTAGATGAACTGAGTCGTTATCCAGAGGACAAGATTACTCCTGAGAATTTGCCCCAAATCCTTCTACAGCTTAAAAGGAGGAGAACTGAAGAAGGCCCTACATTGAGTTATGGTAGAGATGGCAGATCTGCTACACGGGAGCCACCATACAGAGTACCTAGGGAtgattgggaagaaaaaaggcaCTTTAGAAGAGATAGTTTTGATGATCGTGGTCCTAGTCTCAACCCAGTGCTTGATTATGACCATGGAAGTCGTTCTCAAGAATCTGGTTATTATGACAGAATGGATTATGAAGATGACAGAttaagagatggagaaaggtgtAGGGAtgattctttttttggtgagacctCGCATAACTATCATAAATTTGACAGTGAGTATGAGAGAATGGGACGTGGTCCTGGCCCCTTACAAGAGAGATCTCTCTTTGAGAAAAAGAGGGGCGCTCCTCCAAGTAGCAATATTGAAGACTTCCATGGACTCTTACCGAAGGGTTATCCCCATCTGTGCTCTATATGTGATTTGCCAGTTCATTCTAATAAG GAGTGGAGTCAACATATCAATGGAGCAAGTCACAGTCGTCGATGCCAGCTGCTTCTTGAAAT CTACCCAGAATGGAATCCTGACAATGATACAGGACACACAAT GGGTGATCCATTCATGTTGCAGCAGTCTACAAACCCAGCACCAGGAATTTTGGGACCTCCACCTCCCTCATTTCATCTTGGGGGACCAGCAGTTGGACCAAGAGGAAATCTGG GTGCTGGAAATGGGAACCTGCAAGGACCAAGACACATGCAGAAAGGCAGAGTG GAAACTAGCCGAGTTGTTCACATCATGGATTTTCAGCGAGGGAAAAACTTGAGATATCAACTGTTACAGCTGGTGGAACCATTTGGAGTCATTTCGAATCATCTGAttctaaataaaattaatgag GCATTTATTGAAATGGCAACCACGGAAGATGCTCAGGCTGCAGTGGATTATTATACAACCACACCAGCATTAGTATTTGGCAAGCCAGTGAGAGTTCATTTATCCCAAAAGTATAAAAGAATAAAG aaACCTGAAGGGAAGCCAGACCAGAAGTTTGATCAAAAGCAAGAACTTGGACGTGTGATACATCTCAGCAATTTACCTCATTCTGGCTATTCTGACAGTGCTGTCCTCAAGCTTGCTGAGCCGTATGGGAAAATAAAGAATTACATACTGATGAGGATGAAAAGTCAG gCCTTTATTGAGATGGAGACCAGAGAAGATGCAATGGCAATGGTTGACCACTGTTTGAAAAAGGCGCTTTGGTTTCAGGGGAGATGTGTGAAAGTTGATCtgtctgaaaaatataaaaaattggtacTGAGG atTCCTAACAGAGGCATTGACTTACTGAAAAAAGATAAATCTCG AAAAAGATCTTATTCTCCAGATGGCAAAGAATCTCCAAGTGATAAGAAATCTAAGACTGATGGTTCCCAGAAGACTGAAAGTACAACTGAAGGTAAAGAACAAGAAGAGAAGTCAGGTGAAGATGGTGAAAAAGATACAAAGGATGACCAGGTAGAACAGGAACCTAACATGCTTCTTGAATCTGAAGATGAGCTACTCGTAGATGAAGAAGAAGCAGCAGCACTGCTAGAAAGTGGCAGTTCAGTGGGAGATGAGACAGACCTTGCTAATTTAGGTGATGTGGCTTCTGATGGGAAAAAGGAACCTTCAGACAAAGCTGTGAAAAAAGATGCAAATGCAAGTGCTTCAGCAGCTGCAAAGAAAAAGCTTAAAAAG GTGGACAAGATCGAGGAACTTGATCAAGAAAACGAAGCAGCGTtggaaaatggaattaaaaatgaggaaaatacagAACCAGGCGCTGAATCGGCTGAGAATGCTGATGATCCCAACAAGGATACAAGTGAAAATGCAGATGGCCAAAGTGATGAAAACAAGGAGGACTATACAATCCCAGATGAGTATAGAATTGGACCATATCAGCCCAATGTTCCTGTTG GTATAGACTATGTGATACCTAAAACAGGGTTTTACTGTAAGCTGTGTTCACTCTTTTATACAAATGAAGAAGTTGCAAAGAATACTCATTGCAGCAGCCTTCCTCATTATCAGAAATTAAAG aAATTTCTGAATAAATTGGCAGAAGAACGCAGGCAGAAGAAGGAAGCTTAA
- the MATR3 gene encoding matrin-3 isoform X2, which translates to MSKSFQQSSLGRDSQGHGRDLSAAGIGLLAAATQSLSMPASLGRMNQGTARLASLMNLGMSSSLNQQGAHSALSSASTSSHNLQSIFNIGSRGPLPLSSQHRGDADQASNILASFGLSARDLDELSRYPEDKITPENLPQILLQLKRRRTEEGPTLSYGRDGRSATREPPYRVPRDDWEEKRHFRRDSFDDRGPSLNPVLDYDHGSRSQESGYYDRMDYEDDRLRDGERCRDDSFFGETSHNYHKFDSEYERMGRGPGPLQERSLFEKKRGAPPSSNIEDFHGLLPKGYPHLCSICDLPVHSNKEWSQHINGASHSRRCQLLLEIYPEWNPDNDTGHTMGDPFMLQQSTNPAPGILGPPPPSFHLGGPAVGPRGNLGAGNGNLQGPRHMQKGRVETSRVVHIMDFQRGKNLRYQLLQLVEPFGVISNHLILNKINEAFIEMATTEDAQAAVDYYTTTPALVFGKPVRVHLSQKYKRIKKPEGKPDQKFDQKQELGRVIHLSNLPHSGYSDSAVLKLAEPYGKIKNYILMRMKSQAFIEMETREDAMAMVDHCLKKALWFQGRCVKVDLSEKYKKLVLRIPNRGIDLLKKDKSRKRSYSPDGKESPSDKKSKTDGSQKTESTTEGKEQEEKSGEDGEKDTKDDQVEQEPNMLLESEDELLVDEEEAAALLESGSSVGDETDLANLGDVASDGKKEPSDKAVKKDANASASAAAKKKLKKRRFPGSMEGFVTLDEVGDEEDSELQKLRKSGMAFKSGDKNDDGLVEIKVDKIEELDQENEAALENGIKNEENTEPGAESAENADDPNKDTSENADGQSDENKEDYTIPDEYRIGPYQPNVPVGIDYVIPKTGFYCKLCSLFYTNEEVAKNTHCSSLPHYQKLKLVPSWRTKY; encoded by the exons ATGTCCAAGTCATTCCAGCAGTCATCTCTCGGTAGGGACTCGCAGGGTCATGGGCGTGACCTGTCTGCAGCAGGAATAGGCCTTCTTGCTGCTGCTACCCAGTCTTTAAGTATGCCAGCATCTCTTGGAAGGATGAACCAGGGTACTGCACGCCTTGCTAGTTTAATGAATCTTGGAATGAGTTCTTCATTGAATCAACAAGGAGCTCATAGTGCACTGTCTTCTGCTAGTACTTCTTCCCATAATTTGCAGTCTATATTTAACATTGGAAGTAGAGGTCCACTCCCTTTGTCTTCTCAACACCGTGGAGATGCAGACCAGGCCAGTAACATTTTGGCCAGCTTTGGTCTGTCTGCTAGAGACTTAGATGAACTGAGTCGTTATCCAGAGGACAAGATTACTCCTGAGAATTTGCCCCAAATCCTTCTACAGCTTAAAAGGAGGAGAACTGAAGAAGGCCCTACATTGAGTTATGGTAGAGATGGCAGATCTGCTACACGGGAGCCACCATACAGAGTACCTAGGGAtgattgggaagaaaaaaggcaCTTTAGAAGAGATAGTTTTGATGATCGTGGTCCTAGTCTCAACCCAGTGCTTGATTATGACCATGGAAGTCGTTCTCAAGAATCTGGTTATTATGACAGAATGGATTATGAAGATGACAGAttaagagatggagaaaggtgtAGGGAtgattctttttttggtgagacctCGCATAACTATCATAAATTTGACAGTGAGTATGAGAGAATGGGACGTGGTCCTGGCCCCTTACAAGAGAGATCTCTCTTTGAGAAAAAGAGGGGCGCTCCTCCAAGTAGCAATATTGAAGACTTCCATGGACTCTTACCGAAGGGTTATCCCCATCTGTGCTCTATATGTGATTTGCCAGTTCATTCTAATAAG GAGTGGAGTCAACATATCAATGGAGCAAGTCACAGTCGTCGATGCCAGCTGCTTCTTGAAAT CTACCCAGAATGGAATCCTGACAATGATACAGGACACACAAT GGGTGATCCATTCATGTTGCAGCAGTCTACAAACCCAGCACCAGGAATTTTGGGACCTCCACCTCCCTCATTTCATCTTGGGGGACCAGCAGTTGGACCAAGAGGAAATCTGG GTGCTGGAAATGGGAACCTGCAAGGACCAAGACACATGCAGAAAGGCAGAGTG GAAACTAGCCGAGTTGTTCACATCATGGATTTTCAGCGAGGGAAAAACTTGAGATATCAACTGTTACAGCTGGTGGAACCATTTGGAGTCATTTCGAATCATCTGAttctaaataaaattaatgag GCATTTATTGAAATGGCAACCACGGAAGATGCTCAGGCTGCAGTGGATTATTATACAACCACACCAGCATTAGTATTTGGCAAGCCAGTGAGAGTTCATTTATCCCAAAAGTATAAAAGAATAAAG aaACCTGAAGGGAAGCCAGACCAGAAGTTTGATCAAAAGCAAGAACTTGGACGTGTGATACATCTCAGCAATTTACCTCATTCTGGCTATTCTGACAGTGCTGTCCTCAAGCTTGCTGAGCCGTATGGGAAAATAAAGAATTACATACTGATGAGGATGAAAAGTCAG gCCTTTATTGAGATGGAGACCAGAGAAGATGCAATGGCAATGGTTGACCACTGTTTGAAAAAGGCGCTTTGGTTTCAGGGGAGATGTGTGAAAGTTGATCtgtctgaaaaatataaaaaattggtacTGAGG atTCCTAACAGAGGCATTGACTTACTGAAAAAAGATAAATCTCG AAAAAGATCTTATTCTCCAGATGGCAAAGAATCTCCAAGTGATAAGAAATCTAAGACTGATGGTTCCCAGAAGACTGAAAGTACAACTGAAGGTAAAGAACAAGAAGAGAAGTCAGGTGAAGATGGTGAAAAAGATACAAAGGATGACCAGGTAGAACAGGAACCTAACATGCTTCTTGAATCTGAAGATGAGCTACTCGTAGATGAAGAAGAAGCAGCAGCACTGCTAGAAAGTGGCAGTTCAGTGGGAGATGAGACAGACCTTGCTAATTTAGGTGATGTGGCTTCTGATGGGAAAAAGGAACCTTCAGACAAAGCTGTGAAAAAAGATGCAAATGCAAGTGCTTCAGCAGCTGCAAAGAAAAAGCTTAAAAAG CGTCGTTTCCCAGGGAGTATGGAAGGTTTTGTCACTCTAGATGAGGTTGGTGATGAGGAAGATTCGGAACTTCAGAAACTTCGTAAATCAGGCATGGCATTTAAATCTGGTGACAAAAATGATGATGGTTTGGTTGAAATTAAGGTGGACAAGATCGAGGAACTTGATCAAGAAAACGAAGCAGCGTtggaaaatggaattaaaaatgaggaaaatacagAACCAGGCGCTGAATCGGCTGAGAATGCTGATGATCCCAACAAGGATACAAGTGAAAATGCAGATGGCCAAAGTGATGAAAACAAGGAGGACTATACAATCCCAGATGAGTATAGAATTGGACCATATCAGCCCAATGTTCCTGTTG GTATAGACTATGTGATACCTAAAACAGGGTTTTACTGTAAGCTGTGTTCACTCTTTTATACAAATGAAGAAGTTGCAAAGAATACTCATTGCAGCAGCCTTCCTCATTATCAGAAATTAAAG TTAGTGCCTTCTTGGAGGACTAAGTATTGA
- the MATR3 gene encoding matrin-3 isoform X1, which produces MSKSFQQSSLGRDSQGHGRDLSAAGIGLLAAATQSLSMPASLGRMNQGTARLASLMNLGMSSSLNQQGAHSALSSASTSSHNLQSIFNIGSRGPLPLSSQHRGDADQASNILASFGLSARDLDELSRYPEDKITPENLPQILLQLKRRRTEEGPTLSYGRDGRSATREPPYRVPRDDWEEKRHFRRDSFDDRGPSLNPVLDYDHGSRSQESGYYDRMDYEDDRLRDGERCRDDSFFGETSHNYHKFDSEYERMGRGPGPLQERSLFEKKRGAPPSSNIEDFHGLLPKGYPHLCSICDLPVHSNKEWSQHINGASHSRRCQLLLEIYPEWNPDNDTGHTMGDPFMLQQSTNPAPGILGPPPPSFHLGGPAVGPRGNLGAGNGNLQGPRHMQKGRVETSRVVHIMDFQRGKNLRYQLLQLVEPFGVISNHLILNKINEAFIEMATTEDAQAAVDYYTTTPALVFGKPVRVHLSQKYKRIKKPEGKPDQKFDQKQELGRVIHLSNLPHSGYSDSAVLKLAEPYGKIKNYILMRMKSQAFIEMETREDAMAMVDHCLKKALWFQGRCVKVDLSEKYKKLVLRIPNRGIDLLKKDKSRKRSYSPDGKESPSDKKSKTDGSQKTESTTEGKEQEEKSGEDGEKDTKDDQVEQEPNMLLESEDELLVDEEEAAALLESGSSVGDETDLANLGDVASDGKKEPSDKAVKKDANASASAAAKKKLKKRRFPGSMEGFVTLDEVGDEEDSELQKLRKSGMAFKSGDKNDDGLVEIKVDKIEELDQENEAALENGIKNEENTEPGAESAENADDPNKDTSENADGQSDENKEDYTIPDEYRIGPYQPNVPVGIDYVIPKTGFYCKLCSLFYTNEEVAKNTHCSSLPHYQKLKKFLNKLAEERRQKKEA; this is translated from the exons ATGTCCAAGTCATTCCAGCAGTCATCTCTCGGTAGGGACTCGCAGGGTCATGGGCGTGACCTGTCTGCAGCAGGAATAGGCCTTCTTGCTGCTGCTACCCAGTCTTTAAGTATGCCAGCATCTCTTGGAAGGATGAACCAGGGTACTGCACGCCTTGCTAGTTTAATGAATCTTGGAATGAGTTCTTCATTGAATCAACAAGGAGCTCATAGTGCACTGTCTTCTGCTAGTACTTCTTCCCATAATTTGCAGTCTATATTTAACATTGGAAGTAGAGGTCCACTCCCTTTGTCTTCTCAACACCGTGGAGATGCAGACCAGGCCAGTAACATTTTGGCCAGCTTTGGTCTGTCTGCTAGAGACTTAGATGAACTGAGTCGTTATCCAGAGGACAAGATTACTCCTGAGAATTTGCCCCAAATCCTTCTACAGCTTAAAAGGAGGAGAACTGAAGAAGGCCCTACATTGAGTTATGGTAGAGATGGCAGATCTGCTACACGGGAGCCACCATACAGAGTACCTAGGGAtgattgggaagaaaaaaggcaCTTTAGAAGAGATAGTTTTGATGATCGTGGTCCTAGTCTCAACCCAGTGCTTGATTATGACCATGGAAGTCGTTCTCAAGAATCTGGTTATTATGACAGAATGGATTATGAAGATGACAGAttaagagatggagaaaggtgtAGGGAtgattctttttttggtgagacctCGCATAACTATCATAAATTTGACAGTGAGTATGAGAGAATGGGACGTGGTCCTGGCCCCTTACAAGAGAGATCTCTCTTTGAGAAAAAGAGGGGCGCTCCTCCAAGTAGCAATATTGAAGACTTCCATGGACTCTTACCGAAGGGTTATCCCCATCTGTGCTCTATATGTGATTTGCCAGTTCATTCTAATAAG GAGTGGAGTCAACATATCAATGGAGCAAGTCACAGTCGTCGATGCCAGCTGCTTCTTGAAAT CTACCCAGAATGGAATCCTGACAATGATACAGGACACACAAT GGGTGATCCATTCATGTTGCAGCAGTCTACAAACCCAGCACCAGGAATTTTGGGACCTCCACCTCCCTCATTTCATCTTGGGGGACCAGCAGTTGGACCAAGAGGAAATCTGG GTGCTGGAAATGGGAACCTGCAAGGACCAAGACACATGCAGAAAGGCAGAGTG GAAACTAGCCGAGTTGTTCACATCATGGATTTTCAGCGAGGGAAAAACTTGAGATATCAACTGTTACAGCTGGTGGAACCATTTGGAGTCATTTCGAATCATCTGAttctaaataaaattaatgag GCATTTATTGAAATGGCAACCACGGAAGATGCTCAGGCTGCAGTGGATTATTATACAACCACACCAGCATTAGTATTTGGCAAGCCAGTGAGAGTTCATTTATCCCAAAAGTATAAAAGAATAAAG aaACCTGAAGGGAAGCCAGACCAGAAGTTTGATCAAAAGCAAGAACTTGGACGTGTGATACATCTCAGCAATTTACCTCATTCTGGCTATTCTGACAGTGCTGTCCTCAAGCTTGCTGAGCCGTATGGGAAAATAAAGAATTACATACTGATGAGGATGAAAAGTCAG gCCTTTATTGAGATGGAGACCAGAGAAGATGCAATGGCAATGGTTGACCACTGTTTGAAAAAGGCGCTTTGGTTTCAGGGGAGATGTGTGAAAGTTGATCtgtctgaaaaatataaaaaattggtacTGAGG atTCCTAACAGAGGCATTGACTTACTGAAAAAAGATAAATCTCG AAAAAGATCTTATTCTCCAGATGGCAAAGAATCTCCAAGTGATAAGAAATCTAAGACTGATGGTTCCCAGAAGACTGAAAGTACAACTGAAGGTAAAGAACAAGAAGAGAAGTCAGGTGAAGATGGTGAAAAAGATACAAAGGATGACCAGGTAGAACAGGAACCTAACATGCTTCTTGAATCTGAAGATGAGCTACTCGTAGATGAAGAAGAAGCAGCAGCACTGCTAGAAAGTGGCAGTTCAGTGGGAGATGAGACAGACCTTGCTAATTTAGGTGATGTGGCTTCTGATGGGAAAAAGGAACCTTCAGACAAAGCTGTGAAAAAAGATGCAAATGCAAGTGCTTCAGCAGCTGCAAAGAAAAAGCTTAAAAAG CGTCGTTTCCCAGGGAGTATGGAAGGTTTTGTCACTCTAGATGAGGTTGGTGATGAGGAAGATTCGGAACTTCAGAAACTTCGTAAATCAGGCATGGCATTTAAATCTGGTGACAAAAATGATGATGGTTTGGTTGAAATTAAGGTGGACAAGATCGAGGAACTTGATCAAGAAAACGAAGCAGCGTtggaaaatggaattaaaaatgaggaaaatacagAACCAGGCGCTGAATCGGCTGAGAATGCTGATGATCCCAACAAGGATACAAGTGAAAATGCAGATGGCCAAAGTGATGAAAACAAGGAGGACTATACAATCCCAGATGAGTATAGAATTGGACCATATCAGCCCAATGTTCCTGTTG GTATAGACTATGTGATACCTAAAACAGGGTTTTACTGTAAGCTGTGTTCACTCTTTTATACAAATGAAGAAGTTGCAAAGAATACTCATTGCAGCAGCCTTCCTCATTATCAGAAATTAAAG aAATTTCTGAATAAATTGGCAGAAGAACGCAGGCAGAAGAAGGAAGCTTAA
- the MATR3 gene encoding matrin-3 isoform X4: protein MLGAQWRRKQPLRAAEEWSQHINGASHSRRCQLLLEIYPEWNPDNDTGHTMGDPFMLQQSTNPAPGILGPPPPSFHLGGPAVGPRGNLGAGNGNLQGPRHMQKGRVETSRVVHIMDFQRGKNLRYQLLQLVEPFGVISNHLILNKINEAFIEMATTEDAQAAVDYYTTTPALVFGKPVRVHLSQKYKRIKKPEGKPDQKFDQKQELGRVIHLSNLPHSGYSDSAVLKLAEPYGKIKNYILMRMKSQAFIEMETREDAMAMVDHCLKKALWFQGRCVKVDLSEKYKKLVLRIPNRGIDLLKKDKSRKRSYSPDGKESPSDKKSKTDGSQKTESTTEGKEQEEKSGEDGEKDTKDDQVEQEPNMLLESEDELLVDEEEAAALLESGSSVGDETDLANLGDVASDGKKEPSDKAVKKDANASASAAAKKKLKKRRFPGSMEGFVTLDEVGDEEDSELQKLRKSGMAFKSGDKNDDGLVEIKVDKIEELDQENEAALENGIKNEENTEPGAESAENADDPNKDTSENADGQSDENKEDYTIPDEYRIGPYQPNVPVGIDYVIPKTGFYCKLCSLFYTNEEVAKNTHCSSLPHYQKLKKFLNKLAEERRQKKEA, encoded by the exons GAGTGGAGTCAACATATCAATGGAGCAAGTCACAGTCGTCGATGCCAGCTGCTTCTTGAAAT CTACCCAGAATGGAATCCTGACAATGATACAGGACACACAAT GGGTGATCCATTCATGTTGCAGCAGTCTACAAACCCAGCACCAGGAATTTTGGGACCTCCACCTCCCTCATTTCATCTTGGGGGACCAGCAGTTGGACCAAGAGGAAATCTGG GTGCTGGAAATGGGAACCTGCAAGGACCAAGACACATGCAGAAAGGCAGAGTG GAAACTAGCCGAGTTGTTCACATCATGGATTTTCAGCGAGGGAAAAACTTGAGATATCAACTGTTACAGCTGGTGGAACCATTTGGAGTCATTTCGAATCATCTGAttctaaataaaattaatgag GCATTTATTGAAATGGCAACCACGGAAGATGCTCAGGCTGCAGTGGATTATTATACAACCACACCAGCATTAGTATTTGGCAAGCCAGTGAGAGTTCATTTATCCCAAAAGTATAAAAGAATAAAG aaACCTGAAGGGAAGCCAGACCAGAAGTTTGATCAAAAGCAAGAACTTGGACGTGTGATACATCTCAGCAATTTACCTCATTCTGGCTATTCTGACAGTGCTGTCCTCAAGCTTGCTGAGCCGTATGGGAAAATAAAGAATTACATACTGATGAGGATGAAAAGTCAG gCCTTTATTGAGATGGAGACCAGAGAAGATGCAATGGCAATGGTTGACCACTGTTTGAAAAAGGCGCTTTGGTTTCAGGGGAGATGTGTGAAAGTTGATCtgtctgaaaaatataaaaaattggtacTGAGG atTCCTAACAGAGGCATTGACTTACTGAAAAAAGATAAATCTCG AAAAAGATCTTATTCTCCAGATGGCAAAGAATCTCCAAGTGATAAGAAATCTAAGACTGATGGTTCCCAGAAGACTGAAAGTACAACTGAAGGTAAAGAACAAGAAGAGAAGTCAGGTGAAGATGGTGAAAAAGATACAAAGGATGACCAGGTAGAACAGGAACCTAACATGCTTCTTGAATCTGAAGATGAGCTACTCGTAGATGAAGAAGAAGCAGCAGCACTGCTAGAAAGTGGCAGTTCAGTGGGAGATGAGACAGACCTTGCTAATTTAGGTGATGTGGCTTCTGATGGGAAAAAGGAACCTTCAGACAAAGCTGTGAAAAAAGATGCAAATGCAAGTGCTTCAGCAGCTGCAAAGAAAAAGCTTAAAAAG CGTCGTTTCCCAGGGAGTATGGAAGGTTTTGTCACTCTAGATGAGGTTGGTGATGAGGAAGATTCGGAACTTCAGAAACTTCGTAAATCAGGCATGGCATTTAAATCTGGTGACAAAAATGATGATGGTTTGGTTGAAATTAAGGTGGACAAGATCGAGGAACTTGATCAAGAAAACGAAGCAGCGTtggaaaatggaattaaaaatgaggaaaatacagAACCAGGCGCTGAATCGGCTGAGAATGCTGATGATCCCAACAAGGATACAAGTGAAAATGCAGATGGCCAAAGTGATGAAAACAAGGAGGACTATACAATCCCAGATGAGTATAGAATTGGACCATATCAGCCCAATGTTCCTGTTG GTATAGACTATGTGATACCTAAAACAGGGTTTTACTGTAAGCTGTGTTCACTCTTTTATACAAATGAAGAAGTTGCAAAGAATACTCATTGCAGCAGCCTTCCTCATTATCAGAAATTAAAG aAATTTCTGAATAAATTGGCAGAAGAACGCAGGCAGAAGAAGGAAGCTTAA